The following coding sequences lie in one Changpingibacter yushuensis genomic window:
- a CDS encoding D-hexose-6-phosphate mutarotase, producing MDSLPFVHGPIAGITLESHNAMPALVISTPRVNALIYIQGAQLAQWQPAGHTPVLFMSSASQFEPGQAIRGGVPVIAPWFGPSDAGRHGWARNLDWELTSIDESDDGDVVVRLELPQGRVGAPLSTEVSLTLEIRLGARLSVKLSATNTSDHTIRPELALHAYWAVEARALVASGIEMGGRDSLNSNAAIPAGTFEALTGQAVDRFYPFDAPIVLQDAGNQREIKISSPDATNAVVWNPGITGSAASADMDAEDWTQFICVEAARARDARPIITPGTTAQLSLHAEVAHL from the coding sequence GTGGATTCACTACCGTTTGTTCATGGACCCATCGCAGGGATAACTCTGGAATCGCACAACGCTATGCCTGCCCTCGTGATTTCCACCCCACGCGTCAACGCACTGATCTACATCCAAGGAGCGCAGCTGGCTCAATGGCAGCCTGCAGGCCATACGCCCGTGCTCTTCATGAGCAGCGCTTCTCAGTTCGAACCAGGTCAGGCAATTCGTGGAGGTGTACCTGTCATCGCCCCATGGTTTGGTCCGTCAGATGCTGGCCGTCACGGCTGGGCCCGCAATCTGGATTGGGAACTCACGTCGATCGATGAATCCGACGACGGCGACGTCGTCGTGAGACTGGAACTCCCTCAGGGACGAGTTGGAGCCCCACTCAGTACTGAAGTTAGCCTCACGCTTGAGATAAGGCTCGGCGCGCGCCTGTCGGTGAAGCTCAGTGCAACCAACACGTCAGATCACACGATCCGCCCAGAACTCGCGCTCCACGCGTACTGGGCAGTGGAGGCGCGCGCCCTTGTTGCTAGTGGCATCGAGATGGGTGGGCGTGACAGCCTGAACAGCAACGCAGCGATCCCAGCTGGCACCTTTGAGGCTCTGACCGGCCAAGCAGTCGACCGCTTCTATCCGTTCGACGCGCCGATCGTGCTGCAAGATGCCGGGAACCAGCGAGAAATCAAGATTTCTTCACCCGACGCCACCAATGCGGTGGTATGGAATCCTGGCATAACGGGATCGGCAGCGAGCGCAGATATGGACGCCGAGGATTGGACGCAGTTTATCTGCGTAGAAGCAGCACGCGCCCGCGATGCCCGCCCCATCATCACACCCGGCACAACCGCGCAGCTTTCGCTTCATGCGGAGGTTGCCCATCTGTGA
- the fucO gene encoding lactaldehyde reductase, producing the protein MINRMVWNQTAYFGPGAITAIPNELRRRSFTKAFVVTDPVLIETGVAQKVLSLLDDEAFPYVVFSDIKPNPPIENVLAGLAAFDEAKADVLIAIGGGSPQDTCKAIGIIANNREFSDVRSLEGTAATTNPSVPIIAIPTTAGTASETTINYVITDTENKRKFVCVDPHDIPILAIVDPEMMASAPRGLKVSTGLDALTHAIEGYITAGAFDLSDMFHIKAIQMIATALPSAADGDPEAADQMAMAQYIAGMGYSNVGLGLVHGMSHPLGAFFNAPHGLANGILLAAVLEYNAPNSGEKYRAIGEAFGVDGARTLPIEEVREQTVAAIRDFAIKLGNPTSISAIGATEADIPSLAEAAYADVCTGGNPRKTNPEEIAAIYRSLL; encoded by the coding sequence ATGATTAACCGCATGGTTTGGAACCAGACTGCGTACTTCGGTCCTGGCGCCATCACCGCAATACCCAACGAACTTCGGCGCCGCTCGTTCACAAAGGCCTTCGTTGTCACTGATCCCGTACTCATTGAGACCGGAGTGGCACAGAAGGTTCTCTCTTTGCTCGACGACGAAGCGTTCCCTTACGTTGTCTTCTCAGACATCAAGCCCAACCCTCCCATCGAAAACGTCTTGGCCGGGCTTGCGGCATTTGATGAGGCCAAAGCAGATGTGCTCATTGCGATTGGCGGTGGGTCACCTCAGGATACGTGCAAGGCAATTGGAATCATCGCAAACAATCGCGAGTTCTCAGACGTTCGGTCGTTGGAGGGAACCGCGGCAACAACTAACCCTTCTGTTCCCATCATCGCCATTCCCACAACAGCGGGAACCGCTTCGGAGACCACCATCAACTACGTCATTACGGATACAGAAAACAAGAGGAAGTTCGTGTGCGTGGATCCGCACGATATTCCCATTCTCGCGATCGTTGACCCAGAGATGATGGCCTCAGCACCCCGGGGGCTGAAGGTGTCCACCGGGCTAGATGCACTTACTCATGCCATTGAAGGCTACATAACGGCCGGAGCATTTGACCTGTCAGATATGTTCCATATCAAGGCGATTCAGATGATTGCGACGGCTCTACCTTCCGCGGCAGACGGCGATCCGGAGGCCGCCGATCAGATGGCCATGGCCCAGTACATTGCTGGTATGGGATACTCCAATGTTGGCCTCGGGCTGGTGCACGGAATGTCGCATCCACTGGGCGCGTTCTTCAACGCTCCGCATGGGCTCGCCAACGGCATTCTGTTGGCTGCCGTACTCGAGTACAACGCTCCAAATAGTGGTGAGAAGTATCGCGCGATCGGTGAAGCCTTTGGAGTTGACGGCGCCCGGACTCTTCCCATTGAGGAGGTTCGTGAACAAACCGTCGCGGCCATCCGAGATTTCGCAATCAAGCTGGGCAACCCGACGAGCATCAGTGCAATCGGTGCCACTGAAGCGGATATCCCGTCATTAGCCGAAGCCGCCTATGCGGACGTGTGTACGGGTGGAAATCCGCGCAAGACCAACCCGGAGGAGATCGCGGCAATCTATCGGTCACTTCTTTAG
- a CDS encoding TetR/AcrR family transcriptional regulator, translating to MLEDKWRETAAIAGKKGSTGCQVVQTNAKTAAVVGLTLRERKKAEKRDRIMAAASDLFAEFGYESVTTAQIAERADVGTGTLFRYAGSKAELLVAVMNAKFEEGVALSLNETSETGDVTEAILGMLHPLARESMEHPENMIAYEREALFGSPERQNAAASQVAKTEEAILRILSSRKAMPRHPDLTLSDLAHTIYATIFVDIVKVGAGHSDVRDLPVTIRRAVTLLTKALIQERN from the coding sequence GTGCTCGAAGATAAGTGGCGCGAAACCGCTGCGATAGCGGGCAAAAAGGGGAGTACGGGGTGCCAAGTGGTGCAGACGAATGCGAAAACTGCGGCGGTGGTTGGGCTGACGCTTCGGGAACGAAAGAAGGCGGAGAAGCGTGATCGCATCATGGCCGCTGCGAGTGACCTCTTCGCCGAATTTGGATACGAGTCTGTTACCACAGCGCAAATTGCGGAAAGAGCTGACGTAGGCACGGGAACTCTGTTTCGTTATGCGGGTTCTAAGGCTGAGCTGCTGGTGGCAGTGATGAATGCAAAGTTCGAAGAAGGCGTGGCGCTGAGCCTGAATGAAACTAGCGAAACCGGGGACGTCACGGAAGCGATCCTAGGAATGCTGCATCCGCTTGCCCGTGAGTCTATGGAGCATCCCGAAAATATGATTGCCTACGAACGTGAGGCACTGTTCGGTTCTCCGGAGCGTCAGAACGCCGCGGCAAGTCAAGTGGCAAAGACGGAGGAAGCGATTCTCAGAATCCTCAGTTCACGCAAGGCCATGCCGCGGCATCCCGATCTGACACTTTCGGACCTCGCCCACACGATCTACGCCACAATCTTCGTTGACATTGTGAAGGTGGGGGCTGGGCATTCGGACGTGCGGGATCTGCCAGTGACTATCCGCAGGGCAGTTACGCTCCTGACCAAAGCTCTGATTCAGGAGCGTAACTAG
- a CDS encoding TetR/AcrR family transcriptional regulator C-terminal domain-containing protein has product MSNANATQDALGALLKEELRSRPLSKITVAGLTSAAGVSRQTFYYHFADVYELAVWVFERDIAHHIMAHASYSEWAQGFQQMLTYMKNNREQTYATINSLSHRELERFFMHQFQGMTAAIVAELEGDLQLEPESRTFVIDHYAMIVLGHLLHWFAGGMREEPADLVPRIELILRGSVRASLERFGAGSAVTHS; this is encoded by the coding sequence ATGTCAAACGCGAACGCCACGCAAGACGCACTGGGTGCGTTACTAAAGGAAGAGCTGCGATCACGCCCTCTTTCGAAGATCACCGTGGCTGGTCTGACAAGTGCAGCAGGCGTGAGCCGCCAGACCTTCTACTACCATTTCGCAGACGTGTACGAACTGGCGGTGTGGGTCTTTGAACGCGACATCGCTCATCACATCATGGCCCACGCCAGCTATAGCGAGTGGGCGCAGGGCTTCCAGCAGATGCTCACATATATGAAGAACAATCGGGAACAGACGTACGCCACCATCAACTCGTTGAGCCACCGCGAACTGGAACGGTTCTTCATGCATCAGTTCCAAGGCATGACTGCGGCTATTGTGGCAGAACTCGAAGGGGATCTGCAGCTGGAGCCGGAGAGCCGCACCTTTGTGATCGATCACTACGCGATGATCGTGTTGGGCCATCTGCTCCATTGGTTTGCCGGAGGGATGAGGGAGGAGCCAGCTGATTTGGTTCCCCGGATTGAACTCATCTTGCGCGGGAGCGTGCGCGCTTCCTTAGAGCGGTTTGGTGCCGGATCCGCTGTAACGCACTCTTAG
- a CDS encoding DUF5692 family protein: MFLFESIPWYSWIAWFAVLGALIGLNEVTRRWKAGGILLFIALPIILTLFVWPTTAGAGSSTGTWFHWVKVYSALAGCLGFMAIRYFPRVAAKKWVLWFPPAILAINIIEACIRDFQVGSMGADGIVDGVHMLSGPWNWMNGIAGLINLLTICGWVGIFISRDKSKDMIWPDMLWFWIIAYDLWNFSYVYNCVGDHSFYAGAALLISCTIPAFFIKRGAWLQHRAHTLALWMMFTMAVPAFVTDSQFAVHASGKPEALFTVAALSLTANLCVLVYQLRTIRRHRLNPLRDELYTELTKYKEVVAENIADTSTISTGVTAPADELARR, encoded by the coding sequence ATGTTTTTATTTGAATCTATTCCATGGTACTCATGGATCGCATGGTTTGCCGTGCTGGGTGCGCTCATTGGACTCAATGAAGTAACTAGGCGGTGGAAAGCCGGCGGAATCCTCCTTTTTATCGCTCTTCCCATTATTCTCACGCTTTTTGTTTGGCCAACCACCGCAGGCGCTGGCTCGTCCACCGGAACCTGGTTCCACTGGGTGAAGGTCTACTCCGCTCTGGCTGGCTGCCTTGGTTTCATGGCTATCCGCTACTTCCCTCGCGTCGCAGCGAAGAAGTGGGTTTTGTGGTTCCCACCGGCCATCTTGGCTATCAACATCATCGAAGCTTGCATCCGTGATTTCCAGGTGGGCTCCATGGGAGCAGACGGGATCGTGGACGGCGTCCACATGCTCTCGGGTCCGTGGAACTGGATGAATGGCATTGCCGGACTCATTAACCTGCTGACCATCTGCGGATGGGTCGGTATCTTCATCTCCCGCGACAAGTCAAAGGACATGATCTGGCCTGACATGTTGTGGTTCTGGATCATTGCGTACGATCTGTGGAACTTCTCCTACGTCTACAACTGTGTAGGCGACCATTCCTTCTACGCTGGCGCCGCTCTGCTGATCTCCTGCACAATCCCGGCATTCTTCATCAAACGAGGCGCATGGCTGCAGCACCGTGCACACACCCTTGCGCTGTGGATGATGTTCACGATGGCCGTCCCGGCCTTCGTAACTGATTCACAGTTCGCAGTACATGCTTCCGGCAAGCCTGAAGCCCTGTTCACAGTTGCCGCACTGTCTCTGACCGCCAACCTCTGTGTGCTCGTTTATCAGCTGCGTACGATTCGGCGCCATCGCCTCAATCCGCTTCGCGACGAGCTCTACACCGAACTGACCAAGTACAAGGAAGTAGTCGCAGAGAACATCGCGGATACCTCCACCATTTCTACTGGTGTAACCGCACCGGCAGACGAACTAGCCAGACGCTGA
- the tpx gene encoding thiol peroxidase has protein sequence MATVTFKGIPVQTIGELPAVGAKAPEFSLTGSDLADVTSGSFAGKRIILNIFPSLDTGTCAASVREFNKRAASLDDTVVVCASADLPFAAGRFCAAEGIDDVVTGSSFRSTFGKDFGITQVDGPLANLLARSVVVLDRDGTVVYTQLVPEITTEPDYDAAIAALA, from the coding sequence ATGGCTACAGTTACATTCAAAGGAATTCCCGTTCAGACAATTGGTGAGTTGCCGGCAGTGGGTGCGAAGGCACCTGAGTTCTCGCTGACCGGATCTGACCTTGCGGACGTCACCAGTGGGTCGTTCGCTGGTAAGCGCATCATTCTCAACATTTTCCCAAGCCTGGATACCGGCACGTGTGCGGCCTCCGTGCGTGAGTTCAACAAGCGTGCCGCCTCACTCGACGATACCGTGGTGGTGTGTGCTTCGGCGGATCTTCCATTTGCGGCCGGGCGCTTTTGCGCTGCTGAAGGTATCGACGACGTCGTGACCGGCTCCAGTTTCCGGTCCACATTCGGCAAGGACTTCGGTATTACTCAGGTGGATGGGCCGCTTGCGAACCTCTTGGCGCGATCGGTCGTGGTGTTGGACCGGGATGGCACCGTTGTGTACACCCAGTTGGTTCCAGAAATCACCACTGAACCCGATTACGATGCCGCCATCGCGGCGCTTGCGTAA
- a CDS encoding glycoside hydrolase family 3 N-terminal domain-containing protein, with the protein MDHKLPYQDSSNSVTDRVEDLMARMTVEEKVGQMLQLDARGDVEDEVLNKLAGSLLHTSPEKVFQAAKLTAQTRLGIPLLIADDCIHGHSFWSGATIFPTQLAMAASWDPELIERVGRATAVEVAATGIHWTFSPVLCIARDLRWGRINETFGEDPLLIGDLATALARGYQGDGLADKTAILATAKHFAGYSETQGGRDASEADISHRKLRSWFLPPFERAAKSGIGSFMLGYQSTDGVPITLNDWLLTDVLRGEWNYNGVLVTDWDNVGRMVWEQHVQPDIAHASAAAVKAGNEMIMNTPTFFEGTLEALEKGLLVESDLDNAVRHILTVKFEMGLFEDPRQPSSDPTLIASRIGTREHRQLNLEVARKSVVLLKNDGTLPLEPTTQRIAVVGPLADDAQTQLGDWAGSSGQVDWMMEGQPRELITTVLDGLVNQTPESWEVTYSQGAKILRLEPDSSGRTFPDGQPFPPVPVAELPDEEMIAEAVANAEDSDVVVAVVGDRIELVGEARSTATLELIGGQIALLDALIATGKPVVVVLLASKPLVLPESVNRAAALLWVANPGMEGGNAIAEILLGAIEPSGRLPISFAQHVGQQPTYYNQIRGQHGYRYADLTQAPAFAFGQGLSYTSVEYSDARIDQPVVGELDVVRAHVTVTNTGKRTAVETVQAYVSDLVTSVSWTDKELKAYRQVELLPGESRVVQIEIPVADLGIVDAHENRVVEPGEFDLLLGCSSRSEDLMAVRFEVVEGR; encoded by the coding sequence ATGGACCACAAACTCCCATATCAGGACAGCTCCAACTCGGTCACTGACCGGGTTGAGGACCTCATGGCCAGAATGACAGTTGAGGAGAAGGTTGGGCAGATGCTCCAACTTGATGCTCGAGGCGACGTCGAAGATGAGGTCCTCAACAAGCTGGCGGGTTCCTTGCTGCATACCTCGCCGGAAAAGGTGTTCCAAGCAGCAAAGCTCACTGCGCAAACACGGCTTGGCATTCCTTTGCTCATCGCCGATGACTGTATTCACGGTCACAGCTTTTGGAGCGGAGCAACCATCTTCCCTACTCAGTTGGCAATGGCGGCAAGCTGGGATCCAGAACTGATCGAGAGAGTTGGCCGAGCCACTGCGGTTGAAGTCGCTGCAACGGGCATTCACTGGACCTTCTCACCAGTTCTCTGCATCGCGAGAGATCTGCGATGGGGCAGAATCAATGAGACGTTTGGCGAGGATCCGCTCCTGATTGGGGATCTAGCCACAGCCTTGGCGCGTGGATATCAAGGTGACGGTTTGGCTGACAAGACGGCCATTCTGGCAACTGCCAAGCACTTCGCAGGATATTCAGAGACGCAGGGCGGCCGCGATGCCTCGGAAGCAGACATCTCCCATCGGAAGCTTCGTTCGTGGTTCCTCCCGCCGTTTGAACGGGCGGCCAAGTCCGGGATCGGCAGCTTCATGCTTGGATACCAGTCCACAGACGGCGTACCTATCACTCTCAACGATTGGCTCCTCACAGACGTGCTGCGCGGTGAGTGGAACTACAACGGCGTGCTCGTTACAGACTGGGATAACGTAGGTCGCATGGTCTGGGAGCAGCACGTGCAGCCTGATATCGCACACGCCTCAGCTGCCGCAGTAAAAGCGGGCAATGAGATGATTATGAACACGCCCACCTTCTTCGAAGGAACCTTGGAGGCTCTTGAGAAGGGGCTACTGGTTGAATCCGACCTCGACAACGCCGTCCGCCATATTCTGACGGTCAAGTTTGAGATGGGTCTGTTCGAGGATCCCCGCCAACCGTCCTCCGATCCCACTCTTATTGCGTCCCGCATTGGAACTCGTGAACACCGTCAGCTGAATCTCGAGGTTGCCCGCAAGTCCGTGGTGCTTCTGAAAAATGATGGAACACTACCTTTGGAACCGACTACGCAGCGCATCGCCGTCGTCGGTCCTCTTGCCGACGACGCCCAAACACAGCTGGGAGACTGGGCCGGTTCGTCTGGCCAAGTCGATTGGATGATGGAGGGGCAGCCTCGCGAGTTGATCACTACCGTGCTCGACGGTTTGGTGAATCAGACTCCTGAATCATGGGAGGTGACCTACTCACAAGGTGCGAAGATCCTTCGGCTAGAGCCTGATTCCTCTGGTAGGACTTTCCCGGATGGCCAACCGTTTCCTCCGGTTCCGGTTGCCGAACTGCCGGATGAGGAAATGATCGCTGAAGCTGTGGCTAATGCCGAGGATTCGGACGTCGTGGTCGCTGTGGTGGGAGATCGAATAGAGCTTGTTGGAGAGGCTCGGTCTACGGCCACGCTCGAACTGATAGGCGGTCAGATTGCACTGCTTGATGCCCTCATCGCCACAGGAAAGCCCGTCGTGGTTGTGTTGCTGGCCTCCAAGCCGCTTGTGCTGCCTGAGTCTGTGAACCGTGCTGCGGCCTTGCTGTGGGTAGCAAACCCGGGAATGGAGGGCGGCAATGCGATTGCTGAAATCCTGCTGGGCGCCATAGAACCATCTGGCCGCCTGCCGATCTCCTTTGCGCAGCACGTCGGGCAACAGCCCACGTACTACAACCAGATTCGGGGTCAGCACGGCTACCGTTATGCAGATTTGACTCAAGCCCCGGCGTTCGCGTTTGGTCAGGGCCTCTCATATACAAGCGTTGAGTACTCGGATGCGCGAATCGATCAGCCTGTCGTGGGCGAGCTGGATGTGGTGCGGGCCCACGTAACGGTCACAAATACAGGCAAACGCACGGCAGTGGAGACGGTTCAAGCATATGTCTCTGACCTCGTGACTTCGGTTTCCTGGACAGACAAGGAACTGAAGGCCTACCGGCAAGTTGAGCTGCTCCCAGGGGAATCCCGCGTGGTCCAGATCGAGATCCCCGTTGCGGACCTAGGGATTGTCGATGCCCACGAGAACAGGGTAGTAGAACCAGGCGAATTCGATCTGTTACTCGGCTGCTCTTCACGCTCTGAGGACCTCATGGCTGTTCGCTTTGAGGTAGTTGAAGGTCGCTGA
- a CDS encoding TetR/AcrR family transcriptional regulator has translation MPPRQKTNTSHTERKAAPPHRALKPRPETLEKRAEILRAAVEVFGTNGYSQATLQEIAERVGMTHAGVLHHFGSKQQLLLEAVRYRDTHDLPRPAVDHMPQGLEQFRHLTQTAELNMQRPGIVQTFVTLSADAIANNGATREYFESRYSTLRDQITENFRALCAQRGIASNTAEMAATSILAAMDGIQYQWLMDPDGVNLAATTDFAIQAIVRAVLDPAQSTEEATAE, from the coding sequence GTGCCCCCTCGTCAGAAAACCAACACATCCCACACAGAACGCAAGGCAGCGCCGCCCCACCGGGCGCTCAAGCCTCGCCCTGAGACGCTTGAGAAGCGCGCCGAGATCCTGCGCGCAGCTGTTGAAGTATTTGGCACCAATGGGTACTCCCAGGCCACACTTCAAGAGATAGCTGAACGAGTCGGAATGACCCACGCCGGAGTACTTCACCACTTTGGAAGCAAGCAGCAACTTCTCCTTGAGGCAGTGCGCTACAGGGACACACACGACCTACCCAGACCAGCCGTCGACCATATGCCGCAAGGGCTAGAGCAGTTCCGGCATCTCACCCAAACCGCCGAGCTGAACATGCAACGCCCCGGCATCGTCCAAACCTTCGTCACTCTCAGCGCGGATGCGATCGCCAACAACGGTGCCACCCGCGAATACTTCGAGTCGCGATACAGCACCCTGCGCGATCAGATTACTGAGAACTTCCGGGCACTGTGTGCGCAACGCGGAATCGCATCCAACACCGCCGAGATGGCCGCAACATCCATCCTCGCGGCCATGGATGGCATTCAGTACCAGTGGCTAATGGACCCAGACGGCGTTAACTTGGCCGCGACCACTGACTTCGCCATACAAGCGATCGTGCGTGCGGTGTTGGACCCTGCGCAATCGACCGAAGAAGCGACCGCCGAATAG
- a CDS encoding GNAT family N-acetyltransferase, which produces MSAVRIEPASASHFDDVQYALSGGGDGRSCQCQWWMMRSSEWDSTTKAERQERLRSEMHADLAPGLVLYVDDVAAGFVRVGPRATHVRLAHSRKIAPLSTQPWEDPDVWTVSCFVVRREFRSLGLTALLLDEAIEYSRSHGARAIEAYPVDVSGGKWRSNELFHGTLATFIAAGFHEVVRPRPTHVMVLLDFSQT; this is translated from the coding sequence ATGTCTGCGGTCAGGATAGAACCAGCATCGGCGTCCCATTTCGATGACGTCCAGTACGCTCTGTCGGGTGGCGGCGACGGCCGCAGCTGTCAGTGCCAATGGTGGATGATGAGAAGCTCGGAATGGGACAGTACCACTAAGGCCGAGCGTCAGGAACGGCTACGTTCAGAGATGCACGCGGACCTCGCCCCCGGTTTGGTCCTCTACGTCGACGACGTCGCAGCTGGTTTCGTACGCGTTGGGCCTCGCGCTACGCACGTTAGGCTCGCTCATTCCCGAAAGATCGCGCCACTATCCACGCAACCGTGGGAGGATCCAGATGTCTGGACTGTGAGCTGCTTTGTAGTTCGCAGGGAGTTCCGCTCATTGGGCCTCACAGCTCTGCTACTTGACGAGGCGATTGAGTACTCACGAAGCCACGGCGCCCGTGCCATTGAGGCGTATCCGGTTGACGTCTCCGGCGGAAAGTGGCGTTCCAATGAACTATTTCATGGCACGCTCGCAACGTTCATAGCTGCAGGATTCCACGAGGTAGTCCGTCCGCGCCCCACTCACGTGATGGTACTTCTTGACTTCAGCCAGACATAA